In Thermotomaculum hydrothermale, a single genomic region encodes these proteins:
- a CDS encoding diacylglycerol/lipid kinase family protein, whose translation MKALLIFNPKAANGRAIKNLKKIQHLLLKKGIDPHIKLTECRGHGIELVEKEDLKNYDAVLSAGGDGTLFETLNGLFRNKSVEKKPPIGIIPIGTGNAFVRDMNLKTGDFESAIEIISNGKKKQVDVGKFTTGKETYYYLNIVGLGFVSDVNGLAHKLKIFGNISYSVAVFIKLIPLHTYRVKLIIDGKEIERENIFVEVSNSRYTSNFLMAPDAKIDDGYLDITLLNKTTRRRMIAAFPKIFTGEHIKLPEVETFKAKKLEIITEKNKILTPDGEMIGTSPVKIECLNKACEVFWR comes from the coding sequence TTGAAAGCACTATTAATCTTTAATCCAAAAGCGGCAAACGGTAGGGCAATTAAAAACCTAAAAAAAATCCAGCACCTTCTCTTAAAAAAAGGAATTGACCCCCACATAAAATTAACTGAGTGCAGAGGACACGGAATTGAGCTTGTTGAAAAAGAGGATTTAAAAAATTATGACGCAGTGCTTTCAGCAGGAGGAGACGGCACCCTTTTTGAAACCCTGAATGGATTGTTTAGAAACAAAAGTGTTGAGAAAAAGCCTCCAATTGGAATAATTCCAATAGGCACAGGTAATGCCTTTGTAAGGGATATGAACCTGAAAACAGGGGATTTTGAAAGCGCAATTGAGATAATATCAAATGGCAAGAAAAAACAGGTTGATGTTGGAAAATTTACCACAGGGAAAGAAACATACTATTATCTCAACATTGTTGGATTGGGATTTGTATCAGATGTTAACGGCCTTGCCCATAAACTTAAAATATTTGGAAACATTTCATACTCAGTAGCGGTTTTTATAAAACTAATTCCTCTTCACACATACAGAGTAAAATTGATAATTGACGGAAAAGAGATAGAGAGGGAAAACATATTTGTTGAGGTGTCAAACAGCAGGTACACCTCAAACTTTTTAATGGCGCCTGATGCCAAAATAGACGACGGATATTTAGACATAACCCTATTAAACAAAACAACAAGGAGAAGAATGATTGCCGCCTTCCCTAAAATATTCACAGGAGAACACATAAAACTCCCTGAGGTTGAAACCTTCAAAGCAAAAAAGCTTGAAATAATAACAGAAAAAAATAAAATCCTCACCCCAGACGGGGAAATGATTGGTACATCTCCAGTAAAAATTGAATGCCTGAACAAAGCTTGTGAGGTTTTCTGGAGATGA
- a CDS encoding lysophospholipid acyltransferase family protein, whose translation MKKIRSLILWISGGTVFFFSMNIILICTYFFKEETYDPVVKVLLKAILRACGIKVKVEGLENIDENKTYLYMANHVNIFDIPILGAYLPRSIRGIEAEEQFKWPLFGWVITRAGNIPINREDPRLAIKAINRGIERLKNGKSLVILPEGHRTLDGNLREFKKLPFKMAKRSGVDLVPLALCNLFEIKHKGSWIINPGTVTLKIGKPISKEKINSMTPEELRDYVKEIIQKMLEEK comes from the coding sequence ATGAAAAAAATCCGCTCTCTAATACTCTGGATTAGCGGGGGAACAGTATTTTTCTTCTCAATGAATATAATCCTGATTTGCACATATTTCTTTAAAGAAGAGACCTACGACCCTGTTGTTAAAGTACTCTTAAAAGCAATATTAAGGGCATGTGGGATAAAGGTTAAGGTTGAAGGGCTTGAAAACATTGACGAAAACAAAACATACCTCTACATGGCAAACCATGTAAACATATTTGATATACCAATTTTAGGAGCATATCTTCCCCGCTCAATAAGGGGAATTGAGGCAGAGGAGCAATTTAAATGGCCTCTCTTCGGCTGGGTAATAACAAGGGCGGGAAATATCCCGATTAACAGGGAAGACCCAAGGCTTGCAATAAAGGCTATAAACAGGGGAATTGAAAGATTAAAAAACGGAAAATCATTGGTTATTCTCCCTGAAGGGCACAGGACACTTGACGGAAACTTAAGGGAATTTAAAAAATTACCATTTAAAATGGCAAAGAGAAGCGGCGTTGACCTTGTCCCACTTGCACTCTGTAATCTCTTTGAAATTAAGCATAAAGGCTCATGGATAATAAACCCCGGCACTGTTACATTAAAAATCGGCAAACCAATAAGCAAAGAAAAAATAAACTCAATGACCCCGGAAGAATTAAGAGATTATGTAAAAGAGATAATCCAGAAAATGCTTGAAGAAAAATAG
- a CDS encoding L,D-transpeptidase translates to MEFLKKFDFEKLKNYGYKENDLWVLVKVNEQKLYLLQGKKVLKEYAVSTAKNGVGNVEGSFCTPLGLHRICEKIGKGLPLGAVLKGRKFTGEIADIEKRPVSTGKDLITTRILWLEGLEEGKNRGYNEKGRFVDTKKRYIYIHGTNEEGLIGKPVSHGCIRMKNKDILDLWEKIEKGIIVLII, encoded by the coding sequence ATGGAATTTTTGAAAAAGTTTGATTTTGAGAAATTGAAAAACTATGGTTATAAAGAAAATGACCTGTGGGTACTTGTAAAGGTTAACGAGCAAAAGCTTTATTTGTTACAGGGGAAAAAGGTTTTAAAAGAGTATGCTGTTTCAACGGCAAAAAATGGGGTGGGGAATGTTGAGGGAAGCTTCTGCACTCCTTTGGGGCTTCACAGAATTTGTGAAAAAATAGGTAAAGGTTTGCCATTAGGTGCTGTTTTAAAGGGAAGGAAGTTTACAGGTGAGATTGCAGATATTGAAAAAAGGCCGGTTTCAACAGGAAAGGATTTAATTACAACAAGGATTCTCTGGCTTGAAGGATTGGAAGAAGGCAAAAACAGGGGTTACAATGAAAAAGGAAGGTTTGTTGACACAAAAAAGCGGTATATTTATATTCACGGCACAAACGAAGAGGGATTAATCGGCAAACCTGTCTCCCACGGCTGTATAAGAATGAAAAATAAAGATATTTTAGACTTATGGGAAAAAATAGAAAAAGGAATTATTGTTTTAATAATATAA
- the amaB gene encoding L-piperidine-6-carboxylate dehydrogenase, translating into MDFLKELGLEGVLKGTYAGEWIGGEDRDKLVSYNPTTGEPIGTVLQTNEEDYELVVKRAQEAWKKWRMTPAPVRGLVIRDLADELRKHKEALGRLVSLEMGKILQEGLGEVQEMIDICDFAVGLSRQLYGKTMPSERPEHRIMEQWHPLGVIGIVTAFNFPVAVWSWNAAIAAVCGDVMIWKPSSKTPLCAIAVQNIVNKVAKRHDCEGVFNLIIGKGSTVGERMLQDKRVPLISFTGSVAMGKHVAEVVGRRLGRTILELGGNNAVVVMEDADIDMAVNSIFFGAIGTSGQRCTSTRRVIVHESVKDKVVEKLIAKYNKIKIGDPLDEKTTMGPLVDEQAIIAYERAIEEVKKAGGKILYEGGRIEGMKGHFVKPTIAEVKNDFKIVQEETFAPLLYIITFKDFDEAIEIHNNVPQGLSSSIFTQNFHYAEKFISPAGSDCGMANINLGTSGAEIGGAFGGEKETGGGRESGSDAWKLYMRRLTSAINYGKGFILAQGIKFGDDEE; encoded by the coding sequence ATGGATTTCTTAAAAGAATTAGGTTTAGAAGGTGTCTTAAAGGGCACTTATGCGGGCGAATGGATTGGCGGAGAAGACAGGGATAAGCTTGTTTCATATAATCCAACAACAGGGGAACCAATAGGCACAGTTTTACAGACAAATGAAGAAGATTATGAATTGGTTGTTAAAAGGGCTCAGGAAGCGTGGAAGAAGTGGAGAATGACACCTGCACCTGTTAGAGGGCTTGTTATCAGAGATTTAGCAGATGAGTTAAGAAAACACAAAGAGGCATTGGGAAGGCTTGTTTCCCTTGAAATGGGGAAAATCCTTCAGGAAGGGCTTGGCGAAGTTCAGGAAATGATTGATATCTGCGACTTTGCTGTTGGGCTTTCAAGACAGCTTTACGGAAAAACAATGCCTTCTGAAAGGCCTGAGCACAGAATTATGGAGCAGTGGCACCCTCTCGGAGTGATTGGCATTGTTACTGCCTTTAACTTCCCAGTTGCTGTCTGGTCATGGAATGCGGCAATTGCTGCTGTTTGTGGCGATGTAATGATATGGAAGCCTTCCTCAAAAACACCTCTCTGTGCTATTGCAGTTCAAAACATTGTAAACAAGGTTGCAAAAAGGCATGATTGCGAAGGTGTATTCAACCTTATTATCGGTAAAGGCTCAACAGTTGGTGAAAGAATGCTTCAGGATAAGAGAGTTCCTTTAATCTCCTTCACAGGCTCAGTTGCAATGGGTAAGCATGTTGCAGAGGTTGTTGGAAGAAGGCTTGGAAGGACAATCTTAGAGTTAGGCGGAAACAATGCTGTTGTTGTTATGGAAGACGCAGACATTGACATGGCTGTAAACTCTATCTTCTTTGGCGCAATAGGCACAAGCGGCCAGAGGTGCACCTCAACAAGAAGGGTAATTGTTCATGAAAGCGTAAAAGATAAGGTTGTTGAAAAGCTTATTGCTAAGTACAACAAAATCAAAATTGGTGATCCTCTCGACGAAAAAACAACAATGGGGCCTTTGGTTGACGAGCAGGCAATTATTGCCTATGAAAGAGCAATTGAAGAGGTTAAAAAAGCAGGCGGAAAGATACTCTATGAAGGCGGAAGAATTGAGGGTATGAAGGGACACTTTGTAAAACCAACCATTGCCGAAGTTAAAAACGACTTCAAAATTGTTCAGGAAGAGACATTTGCTCCACTGCTTTACATAATCACATTTAAAGATTTTGACGAAGCGATTGAGATTCACAACAATGTTCCGCAGGGATTGTCTTCATCAATATTCACCCAGAACTTCCACTATGCTGAAAAATTTATCTCACCTGCCGGTTCAGACTGCGGTATGGCAAATATAAACCTTGGAACAAGCGGTGCTGAAATAGGCGGTGCATTTGGCGGTGAAAAAGAGACAGGCGGCGGAAGAGAATCTGGTTCTGATGCATGGAAACTCTATATGAGAAGACTTACTTCAGCAATCAATTACGGCAAGGGATTTATTCTTGCTCAGGGAATTAAGTTCGGAGACGATGAGGAATAA
- the pruA gene encoding L-glutamate gamma-semialdehyde dehydrogenase, producing the protein MANGIFQVPKPKNEPIKAYREGSEEKKSLKAKLKELKNEQIEIPLIIGGKEVRTGDLGKCVMPHNHSHVLATYHKAGEKEVQMAIDAALKAWKEWSTTPWEHRVAVFLRMAELLSGPYRDILNGATMLNQSKNVFQAEIDSACELTDFYRFNSYYAYQMYTEQPMYSPQGTWNRLEYRPLEGFIFAVTPFNFTSIAGNLPTAPVLMGNVSLWKPASSAVFSAYKLMQLFKEAGLPDGVINFIPGSGGKVGNPVLASEHLAGIHFTGSTATFQHMWRTVGTNISKYKSYPRIVGETGGKDFIFAHASADLDALVAATVRGAFEYQGQKCSAASRMYVPESIWPKFKDMLLDEIKTIKMGDVEDFTNFMNAVIDRAAFETIKGYIDYAKDSSDAEILIGGKCDDSVGYFIEPTVILTTNPHFKTMEEEIFGPVLTIYVYKDNEYEEALELCDNTSPYALTGAVFANDRKAIEIAEKKLTHTAGNFYINDKPTGAVVGQQPFGGGRASGTNDKAGSLLNLLRWVSQRTIKENFNPPKNYRYPFMEAE; encoded by the coding sequence ATGGCAAACGGGATTTTTCAGGTACCTAAGCCTAAAAACGAGCCAATTAAGGCTTATAGAGAAGGAAGCGAAGAAAAGAAGAGTTTAAAGGCAAAGTTAAAAGAGTTGAAAAATGAGCAGATTGAAATTCCCCTTATAATCGGTGGGAAAGAGGTAAGGACTGGTGATTTAGGCAAATGTGTAATGCCTCACAATCACTCCCATGTGCTTGCAACATACCACAAGGCAGGGGAAAAAGAAGTTCAGATGGCTATTGATGCTGCATTGAAGGCATGGAAAGAATGGTCAACCACACCTTGGGAGCACAGGGTTGCAGTGTTTTTGAGAATGGCAGAACTCCTCTCAGGGCCATACAGAGACATTTTAAACGGCGCAACAATGCTAAACCAGTCTAAAAATGTTTTTCAGGCTGAGATTGATTCAGCATGCGAGTTAACAGACTTTTACAGGTTTAACTCATACTACGCATACCAGATGTACACAGAGCAACCAATGTATTCCCCGCAGGGAACATGGAACAGGCTTGAGTACAGGCCACTTGAAGGATTTATATTTGCAGTAACGCCTTTTAACTTTACTTCAATTGCAGGAAACCTTCCAACAGCACCTGTTTTAATGGGTAATGTTTCCCTCTGGAAACCTGCATCAAGTGCAGTTTTCTCTGCATACAAGTTGATGCAATTGTTCAAAGAAGCAGGATTGCCAGACGGAGTGATTAACTTTATTCCAGGCTCAGGCGGAAAGGTTGGAAACCCTGTTCTTGCAAGCGAGCACCTGGCAGGAATCCACTTTACAGGCTCAACTGCAACATTCCAGCACATGTGGAGAACAGTCGGCACAAACATTAGCAAATATAAATCCTATCCAAGAATTGTTGGGGAAACAGGCGGAAAAGACTTTATCTTTGCCCACGCTTCAGCAGATTTAGACGCACTTGTTGCAGCAACTGTAAGAGGCGCATTTGAATACCAGGGACAGAAATGCTCAGCAGCATCAAGAATGTATGTGCCTGAATCAATATGGCCAAAATTCAAAGATATGCTCCTTGACGAAATCAAAACAATAAAGATGGGTGATGTTGAAGACTTTACAAACTTTATGAATGCTGTAATTGATAGGGCTGCATTTGAAACAATTAAGGGATACATTGACTATGCAAAAGATTCAAGTGACGCTGAAATCTTGATTGGCGGAAAATGTGACGACTCTGTTGGTTACTTTATTGAACCAACTGTAATTCTTACAACAAACCCGCACTTTAAGACAATGGAAGAGGAAATTTTCGGTCCTGTTCTTACAATCTATGTTTACAAAGACAACGAGTATGAAGAGGCGCTTGAGCTTTGCGACAACACCTCACCTTATGCATTAACAGGCGCTGTTTTTGCAAACGACAGAAAGGCAATAGAAATTGCAGAAAAGAAACTTACCCACACTGCTGGAAACTTCTACATTAACGACAAACCAACCGGTGCAGTTGTTGGACAGCAGCCTTTCGGCGGCGGAAGGGCATCAGGCACTAACGATAAAGCTGGTTCGCTCCTTAACCTGTTAAGGTGGGTATCCCAGAGAACAATTAAGGAAAACTTCAATCCACCTAAAAATTACAGATACCCATTTATGGAAGCTGAATAA
- a CDS encoding desulfoferrodoxin family protein has product MKRRDFLKASLLGLGGTVLLKGTNVFACGNKTKCMGKEFTNIIYTKDNPGRWAKKVGSHAPVITVKKDKVTVETKHPMSEGHFIVRHTLVLKDGTVLGAKTFKPTDKPVSEYTLPKGYKGKIYATSFCNLHDFWLSEATV; this is encoded by the coding sequence ATGAAAAGAAGGGATTTTTTAAAGGCTTCATTATTGGGATTAGGTGGAACAGTTTTATTAAAAGGCACAAATGTTTTTGCATGCGGTAATAAAACAAAATGTATGGGCAAAGAGTTTACCAATATTATTTACACAAAAGACAACCCTGGTAGATGGGCTAAAAAAGTTGGTTCTCACGCCCCAGTAATTACGGTAAAAAAAGACAAAGTCACTGTCGAAACAAAGCACCCGATGAGCGAAGGCCATTTTATTGTGAGACACACTCTTGTTTTAAAAGACGGCACAGTTTTAGGAGCTAAAACTTTCAAACCCACAGACAAGCCTGTGTCAGAATACACATTACCAAAGGGATACAAGGGAAAGATTTACGCAACATCATTCTGTAATTTACACGATTTCTGGCTAAGCGAAGCAACGGTTTAA
- a CDS encoding threonine aldolase family protein, whose product MGYKGFSDFRSDTVTRPTEEMRKAMYEAEVGDDVLGDDPTVKRLEELAADITGKEAGLFVPSGTMGNTIAVKLGSKEGTEIILEEKSHIYNFEAANMARYASVMPRPVESKNGRMKIEDIKGNIKTVLREHMPSTSMICLENTHNYWGGAVLPVEYIEEVKKVAKKSNLHLHLDGARVFNAATALKVGVKEITKHFDSVMFCLSKGLCAPVGSMLVGSREFIKNARILRKSFGGGMRQVGILAAAGIISIEKMTKRLEEDHIRARKLAEGIADLKGLTVDLNSVQTNFVMVELKNMNSTQFLDELKKEGVLALPFSETRVRFVTHNDIDDNDVERAIKAIRKMLK is encoded by the coding sequence ATGGGTTATAAGGGGTTTTCAGATTTTAGAAGCGACACGGTGACAAGGCCAACTGAAGAGATGAGAAAAGCAATGTATGAAGCAGAGGTTGGAGACGATGTTTTAGGGGATGACCCCACTGTGAAAAGGCTTGAAGAGCTGGCGGCAGATATTACAGGGAAAGAGGCCGGGTTGTTTGTACCGTCAGGGACAATGGGAAATACCATTGCAGTTAAATTAGGCTCTAAAGAGGGAACAGAGATTATATTGGAAGAAAAAAGCCACATTTACAACTTTGAGGCGGCAAACATGGCAAGGTATGCCTCTGTTATGCCAAGGCCTGTTGAAAGCAAAAACGGAAGAATGAAGATTGAGGATATAAAAGGAAACATAAAAACTGTTTTAAGGGAACACATGCCTTCAACATCTATGATATGCCTTGAAAATACACACAATTATTGGGGCGGGGCTGTTTTACCTGTTGAATACATTGAAGAGGTGAAAAAGGTAGCAAAGAAGAGTAATTTGCACCTTCACCTTGACGGGGCAAGGGTTTTCAACGCAGCAACCGCTTTAAAGGTTGGTGTTAAAGAAATTACAAAGCACTTTGATTCAGTTATGTTTTGCCTATCAAAGGGGCTTTGTGCACCTGTTGGTTCAATGCTTGTTGGAAGCAGGGAATTTATAAAAAATGCAAGAATTTTGAGGAAAAGCTTTGGCGGTGGAATGAGACAGGTGGGAATTTTAGCTGCAGCAGGGATAATTTCAATTGAGAAGATGACAAAAAGGCTTGAGGAAGACCACATAAGGGCAAGGAAACTTGCTGAAGGAATTGCTGATTTAAAAGGGTTAACAGTTGACTTAAATTCTGTTCAGACAAACTTTGTTATGGTTGAACTTAAAAATATGAATTCAACTCAATTTTTAGATGAATTAAAAAAAGAAGGTGTGCTTGCACTTCCATTCTCTGAAACAAGGGTAAGGTTTGTAACCCATAACGATATTGATGATAATGATGTTGAAAGGGCAATTAAAGCAATCAGGAAAATGTTAAAATAA
- a CDS encoding SLC13 family permease, with translation MRLFKDFVAKEILFIIFLIAGIVLLILSPQSIKTLPQLVDWETIAILSGFLFITKGIEESGYLEKLVLYFSGKVNTEKMVALTFILLTGFLSMFLTNDIALFIVIPFTIIFFKTIENNLTKLIVLEALAANAGSALTPIGNPQNIFLWKQWDISFFQFIFKLFPLFIVLISILIVFALVMFRKNSIIQNDKNLKKPVDSALFKWSLVLFPLFIVAIETDNTYFFLPFIVVFYLLFFRKIIKKIDYIFIVLFILVFIDMNLLSQLKIVKVFITHFDFLKGFNIYFFSAFLSQITSNVPATILISKFSGNYRAIAYGVNVGGSGLFLASFANIIALRLAKKKGLFFEFHKISILYFLVTLLITSFLFF, from the coding sequence ATGAGACTTTTTAAGGATTTTGTAGCAAAAGAAATTTTGTTTATAATTTTCCTCATTGCTGGAATAGTTTTGCTAATTTTATCTCCACAATCAATTAAAACACTTCCTCAACTGGTTGATTGGGAAACTATTGCCATATTAAGCGGATTCTTGTTTATCACCAAAGGGATTGAAGAAAGCGGATACCTTGAAAAACTTGTTCTTTACTTTTCAGGGAAAGTTAATACTGAAAAAATGGTAGCGCTTACATTTATTTTGTTAACTGGTTTTTTATCTATGTTTTTAACCAACGATATTGCTTTGTTTATAGTAATACCTTTCACAATAATCTTTTTTAAAACTATTGAAAATAATTTAACCAAATTAATTGTTCTGGAAGCACTGGCCGCAAACGCAGGCTCCGCTTTAACCCCAATTGGAAATCCTCAAAATATTTTTCTGTGGAAACAGTGGGATATTTCTTTTTTTCAATTTATATTCAAACTATTTCCTCTTTTTATAGTTTTAATCTCTATTCTTATTGTTTTTGCACTGGTAATGTTCAGGAAAAATTCTATAATTCAGAATGATAAAAACTTAAAAAAACCTGTAGATTCTGCCCTTTTTAAGTGGTCTCTTGTTCTATTTCCATTATTTATTGTGGCGATTGAAACAGACAATACTTATTTTTTCTTACCGTTCATAGTTGTTTTCTATTTGCTATTTTTTCGCAAAATAATAAAAAAAATAGATTACATTTTTATTGTGCTTTTCATCCTGGTTTTTATTGATATGAACCTTTTGTCACAGTTAAAAATTGTAAAAGTATTTATTACTCACTTTGACTTTTTAAAAGGATTTAACATCTATTTTTTCTCAGCTTTTCTATCCCAGATCACAAGCAATGTTCCGGCAACAATTCTTATTTCAAAGTTTTCAGGAAATTACAGAGCAATTGCCTATGGTGTTAATGTGGGGGGAAGCGGGCTTTTTTTAGCATCTTTTGCAAACATTATTGCATTAAGGCTTGCAAAAAAGAAAGGACTGTTTTTTGAATTTCATAAAATATCTATTCTCTACTTTTTAGTTACTCTTTTAATTACTTCTTTCTTGTTTTTTTAA
- a CDS encoding 1-acyl-sn-glycerol-3-phosphate acyltransferase, protein MAFGLNHFFKKVNLSNLTLKKLNFFFEEDDIFPIFTVEHRSRIDNWFLKYVLEEKAHKILCYSENAFSFFKDFESQLEYCVQKGRPVALFLKKNNKIALREDFIKRIVALCNKYNKKPVFIPTFILWKKVARREHSNWNFLFGEPDNPRALVKIWQVITGCKKAVIDFGEPFLLDESLSIEELGKVIDEELNKLEKIVIGPPLKERDKIIHLVLNDPEVQAKIEELSGNDLSKKRKLIKKALKILDEMAANYKESVIFKFERTLDWAWPKIIEGFWVNENRLEEYRQLAGQLPALVLPCHKSHADYLIVSYLFFKYNLRMPYIAAGINLSFFPMGYIFRNSGAYFIRRTIKGDKLYPVILQAYIRRLLLDGLPQEFFLEGTRSRTGKLLHPKMGLLSFNTKEVKEGRVKDIVILPTSIIYGKLFESGAYLREMEGRKKEKESAAAVLKTTKFLGKNFGKIYMNFAKPFTVKEFADEIGIDLEQLDEKEFRRFNSLLAYRVLRDIEKETIVTPIALTSLILLSNIKKGLLETGLQRRIAYALTYVKSINAPLADVFDMEDDELLIKKVVDYFIEKGVVEVRELGGKKVYVVDEDKRNYLEYYKNNVIHLFLYVAFISNAILLRKKKKLTIQEIFDDANFLFELFRKEFIYQQDELTVEKVKEELKHLEDYRLVSVDGENITIRSHAIPILKHVASMILSYLEAYYTVLDGYYAIARDNVDIPSNIVSEFIDRGKYLYAMGEITRRESINKFYYQNAHQQFVQSNYVDWHKLFEQFKKSETTEEKEKYYLLKERIKSYISSIAF, encoded by the coding sequence ATGGCATTTGGATTAAACCATTTTTTTAAAAAGGTAAATTTATCAAATTTAACCTTGAAAAAACTTAATTTCTTTTTTGAGGAAGATGATATATTTCCTATATTTACAGTTGAGCATAGAAGCAGGATTGATAACTGGTTTTTAAAGTATGTCCTTGAAGAAAAAGCCCATAAAATATTGTGTTATAGCGAAAATGCATTCTCCTTTTTTAAAGATTTTGAAAGCCAGCTTGAATACTGTGTTCAAAAGGGAAGGCCTGTTGCACTCTTTTTGAAAAAAAACAATAAGATTGCTTTAAGGGAAGATTTTATCAAGAGAATTGTTGCTCTTTGTAACAAATACAATAAAAAGCCTGTTTTTATTCCAACCTTTATACTCTGGAAAAAAGTTGCAAGAAGGGAACACAGCAACTGGAATTTCCTTTTTGGTGAGCCGGATAATCCAAGAGCCCTTGTCAAAATCTGGCAGGTTATAACAGGTTGTAAGAAGGCAGTTATTGATTTTGGAGAGCCATTTTTGTTAGATGAAAGTCTTAGTATAGAGGAATTGGGCAAGGTTATAGACGAAGAATTAAACAAACTTGAAAAGATAGTTATAGGCCCTCCTTTAAAGGAAAGAGACAAAATAATTCACCTTGTCTTAAACGACCCTGAAGTGCAGGCTAAAATTGAGGAGCTTTCGGGGAATGATTTATCTAAAAAGAGAAAACTTATTAAAAAGGCATTGAAAATTCTTGATGAAATGGCAGCTAACTACAAAGAAAGTGTAATTTTTAAGTTTGAGAGGACTCTTGACTGGGCGTGGCCTAAAATTATAGAAGGCTTCTGGGTAAACGAAAATAGACTTGAAGAGTACAGGCAACTTGCAGGGCAATTACCAGCCCTTGTTCTTCCATGCCACAAAAGCCACGCAGATTACCTGATAGTTTCATACCTGTTTTTTAAATACAATTTGCGAATGCCATACATTGCTGCTGGGATAAACCTTTCCTTTTTCCCTATGGGTTATATTTTCAGAAACAGCGGAGCATACTTTATAAGAAGGACAATTAAAGGGGACAAACTTTATCCTGTAATATTGCAGGCATACATTAGAAGGCTTTTGCTTGACGGTTTGCCACAGGAGTTTTTCCTTGAAGGAACAAGAAGTAGAACAGGAAAATTGCTTCACCCAAAAATGGGGTTGTTGTCTTTTAACACAAAAGAGGTGAAAGAGGGCAGAGTTAAAGACATTGTAATCCTTCCAACATCAATTATTTACGGAAAGTTATTTGAGTCTGGGGCATATTTGCGCGAAATGGAGGGAAGAAAAAAGGAGAAGGAAAGTGCTGCAGCTGTTTTAAAAACAACAAAGTTTTTAGGCAAAAATTTCGGCAAAATATATATGAACTTTGCTAAGCCATTTACTGTTAAAGAGTTTGCAGATGAAATTGGAATAGATTTAGAGCAGCTGGATGAAAAAGAGTTCAGGCGCTTTAATTCACTTCTTGCTTACAGGGTTTTAAGGGATATTGAGAAGGAAACGATTGTAACCCCCATTGCCCTTACTTCTCTAATTTTGCTTTCAAACATTAAAAAAGGACTGCTTGAAACTGGTTTACAGAGAAGGATTGCCTATGCGCTAACTTATGTTAAAAGTATAAATGCACCCCTTGCAGATGTATTTGATATGGAAGATGACGAGCTTTTAATAAAAAAGGTTGTTGATTACTTTATAGAAAAGGGAGTTGTTGAAGTAAGGGAATTAGGTGGTAAAAAGGTATATGTTGTTGATGAGGATAAGAGAAATTATCTCGAATACTATAAAAATAATGTAATTCACCTATTTTTATATGTTGCTTTTATTTCAAATGCAATTCTTTTAAGAAAAAAGAAGAAACTCACAATTCAGGAAATATTTGACGATGCTAACTTTCTTTTTGAGTTATTTAGAAAAGAGTTTATATATCAACAGGATGAATTAACAGTAGAAAAAGTTAAGGAAGAGCTTAAACACCTTGAAGATTACAGGCTTGTTTCTGTTGATGGGGAAAATATTACAATCCGTTCCCACGCAATTCCAATACTTAAACATGTTGCTTCAATGATACTTTCATACCTTGAGGCTTATTACACTGTGCTTGACGGTTACTATGCCATTGCAAGGGACAATGTTGATATACCTTCAAACATTGTTTCTGAATTTATTGACAGGGGAAAATACCTCTATGCAATGGGAGAGATAACGAGAAGGGAATCTATCAACAAGTTTTATTATCAAAATGCCCACCAGCAATTTGTCCAGTCAAACTATGTTGACTGGCACAAACTCTTTGAACAGTTTAAGAAATCAGAAACAACTGAAGAAAAAGAGAAATACTATCTATTAAAAGAAAGAATTAAATCTTATATATCTTCAATTGCTTTTTAA